The nucleotide sequence GTGTATCGGATATTTGTAAAGAGGCAGGATTCAGTAAAGGAGCATTCTTCTATTATTTTCCTACAAAGGAAGATTTTTTCCTAGAAATCCTTGATAGATGGTTACTACAACTTTCCCAAAGGTTGGAAAATTACAGATTAAATTCCCCTAAGATATTAGATGGAATCCTAAGAATGACAGAAATTTTTGAAGATGTTTTTCGAGAATCCAAAGAAAGATTGTATCTTTTTTTAGAATTTTTAAGAATTGGTATAAGAGATGAAAAAATCATAAAAAAGATTGGATTACAATTTAAAAAATTTAAAGATTATTTTTCTTTTGTCATAGAGGAAGGAATAAAAGAAGGAAGTTTTAAAGATATTGATTCCCATATGATAGCTAAATTATTGATTTCTTTTTCCTTAGGGACTATTTTTCAAGAAATATTTGACTCTTCAGAAAATTGGGAAAAATTCAGTTTAGAAGGAATTAAATTTATAATTTCAACTATTAAAAAGGAGGAAAAATAAGTATGAGAGTTCTAATAACAGGAGCTTTTGGAAATATAGGATTAAGCACTATTGAGGAAGTTATAACTCAGGGAGATATTGTAAGATGTTTTGACTTGAAAACCAAGAAAAACGAAAGTATCTTTAGGAACTTGAAAAGGAAATATAAAGATAGAATTGAAGTATATTGGGGAGATATAACAAAAGAAGATGATATTAGAAAGGCATTAGAAAACCAAGACGTTGTCATCCATCTTGCCTTTATAATACCTAAACTTTCTTCTACAGGACTTGAATCTGAAAAAGTTCCAGATATTGCATATAAGATTAATGTTATAGGGACTAAAAATCTTGTTTCTATGATGGAAATTCTTCCAAAACCTAAAAAATTAATATTTACTTCTTCTGTTCATGTTTTTGGACTTACTCAACATCTTGAACCTCCAAGAAAATCTGATGATCCTGTAAATCCCCATGAACATTATTCGAGACATAAATTAGAATGTGAAAATATTATTAAAAACTCAAATCTTACATGGAGTATATATAGACTTTCCGCATCTTTACCAATAAATTTAAAACTTGATATAGGAATGTTTGATGTTCCTCTAAACAATAGAATGGAATATGTTCATACAAAAGATGTGGGATTTGCTATAGCAAAAGGAATAAAAAGTGATAAAATCTGGAAAAAGGTCCTTCTAATAGGTGGAGGACCAAGATGTCAGTATTATTACAAAGATATAGTGGAAAAAGTATTAAAAAGTATAGGTTTAGGTATGCTTCCCGAAGAAGCCTTCTCAGATAAGCCTTTTGCTACTGATTGGATGGATACAAGGGAAAGTGAAGAGATTTTACATTATCAAAGAAGAACTCTTGAAGACTACATTGAAGATGTAAAGAAAACGTTGGGATATAAAATATTCTTTATAAGACTTTTTAGTCCCACAATAAGATATTTACTTTTGAAAAAATCGCCTTATTATAAAAAAAGATATATTCCTTTGAAGGTGCTTTTAGAAGGATATAGATTTTAAATAATTTTAAAAATTTGAGGAGGCTTTTCTATGAAGGCTATTTATTTTGAAGAAAGTATACCAAGATATATTCTTAGTAAGATATTAGGAAATATAAATTCTTCCTTTTACTATAACATTTTTTCATGTATAAGATATGGAGATATTCCTGAACCAAAACTTCCAGGAAAAAAATGGGTAAAGATAAGAACATTAATGGGAGGAATATGTGGAAGCGACATAAATCTAATTCGCCTTCACGACAGTCCTTCTACTTCTTCCTATGCGTCTTTTCCTTTTGTCATAGGGCATGAGAATTTAGGAATAATTGTTGAAAAAGGAGAAGAAGTAGAAAATTTCAACATAGGAGATAGAGTAGTAGCTGATCCTGTTTTATCCTGCAACGCAAGAGATATTTATCCTCCTTGCGAATATTGCCAAAATTGGGAATTTAGCCAATGTAGAAACTTCACAAAGGGAAATATTGCTCCAGGTCTTATTATTGGTTCCTGTAGAGATACTGGAGGAAGTTGGGGAGAATATTTTGTTGCCCACGAATTTCAGCTTTTTAAAGTTCCAGAAAACGTCAAAAATGAAACAGCAGTACAGATTCAACCCTTTTGTGATGGGCTCCATGCTGTAATGAGAAATTATCCTAAAGATAGTGATACTGTTTTAATTATTGGTGCTGGAAGTATAGGGATAAATGTAGTTTCTTCTCTCAGAGCCTTAGGAAGTAAAGCAAGAATAATTGTTTTAGCAAGATATAAATTTCAAGGAGAGCTAGCAAAACATTATGGAGCTGATGAGGTTATATATACTAAAAATCTCGACACTTACTCCTTGTATAAAAAAGTAGCAGAATTAACCAATGGAGAAGTTTTAAAAACTCTTTTGGGAAAACCTAATTTTGTGGGGGGAGGAGATGTCGTTTTCGAATGTGTTGGAACTGATGACAGTGTGGATGATGCGCTAAGACTTACAAAAGCAGGAGGAAAATTAGTTCTTGTAGGATTAATTGGAGAAACTAAAAAAGTAGATTGGACTCCTCTTTGGTTCAAAGAGTTGAAAGTCTCG is from Dictyoglomus sp. and encodes:
- a CDS encoding NAD(P)-dependent oxidoreductase; translated protein: MRVLITGAFGNIGLSTIEEVITQGDIVRCFDLKTKKNESIFRNLKRKYKDRIEVYWGDITKEDDIRKALENQDVVIHLAFIIPKLSSTGLESEKVPDIAYKINVIGTKNLVSMMEILPKPKKLIFTSSVHVFGLTQHLEPPRKSDDPVNPHEHYSRHKLECENIIKNSNLTWSIYRLSASLPINLKLDIGMFDVPLNNRMEYVHTKDVGFAIAKGIKSDKIWKKVLLIGGGPRCQYYYKDIVEKVLKSIGLGMLPEEAFSDKPFATDWMDTRESEEILHYQRRTLEDYIEDVKKTLGYKIFFIRLFSPTIRYLLLKKSPYYKKRYIPLKVLLEGYRF
- a CDS encoding TetR/AcrR family transcriptional regulator, translated to MKEISTKEKLIIVGENLFSKKGYEGTSVSDICKEAGFSKGAFFYYFPTKEDFFLEILDRWLLQLSQRLENYRLNSPKILDGILRMTEIFEDVFRESKERLYLFLEFLRIGIRDEKIIKKIGLQFKKFKDYFSFVIEEGIKEGSFKDIDSHMIAKLLISFSLGTIFQEIFDSSENWEKFSLEGIKFIISTIKKEEK
- a CDS encoding alcohol dehydrogenase catalytic domain-containing protein, whose amino-acid sequence is MKAIYFEESIPRYILSKILGNINSSFYYNIFSCIRYGDIPEPKLPGKKWVKIRTLMGGICGSDINLIRLHDSPSTSSYASFPFVIGHENLGIIVEKGEEVENFNIGDRVVADPVLSCNARDIYPPCEYCQNWEFSQCRNFTKGNIAPGLIIGSCRDTGGSWGEYFVAHEFQLFKVPENVKNETAVQIQPFCDGLHAVMRNYPKDSDTVLIIGAGSIGINVVSSLRALGSKARIIVLARYKFQGELAKHYGADEVIYTKNLDTYSLYKKVAELTNGEVLKTLLGKPNFVGGGDVVFECVGTDDSVDDALRLTKAGGKLVLVGLIGETKKVDWTPLWFKELKVSGTNSSSGEIYKGERKRGYEIALEFMKNGLDLSPLLTHTFSLKDYKKAIEMNFQKSKYGLIKSAFIFD